A DNA window from Altererythrobacter sp. B11 contains the following coding sequences:
- a CDS encoding DUF1203 domain-containing protein, whose translation MAYRIAGLDPAPFMPLFAMEEDALHRRRARLAIADADRGYPCRASLSEARRGDRVLLVHHIHHDVETPYRAGFAIYIREGAERAEFVDCTPPVFEGRILSLRGFDHEGTLVSARLAMPGEADEAIRALLEADGRIAYIDAHNAAYGCFAARIERDQP comes from the coding sequence ATGGCCTATCGCATTGCCGGGCTCGACCCCGCCCCGTTCATGCCACTCTTCGCCATGGAGGAGGATGCACTGCATCGCCGCCGCGCCCGCCTTGCGATTGCCGATGCGGATCGCGGTTACCCCTGCCGCGCCAGCCTGAGTGAAGCGCGCCGGGGCGACCGGGTGCTGCTCGTCCACCACATCCATCATGATGTCGAGACGCCCTATCGCGCCGGCTTCGCCATCTATATCCGCGAGGGCGCCGAGCGCGCCGAATTCGTCGATTGCACGCCCCCGGTATTCGAAGGCCGCATTCTTTCGCTGCGGGGGTTCGATCACGAAGGCACGCTGGTGAGTGCGCGGCTCGCCATGCCGGGCGAGGCCGATGAAGCGATCAGGGCGCTGCTGGAGGCGGACGGGCGCATCGCCTATATCGATGCACACAATGCCGCCTATGGATGCTTCGCGGCTCGCATCGAGAGGGACCAGCCGTGA
- a CDS encoding methylated-DNA--[protein]-cysteine S-methyltransferase, producing MLRGSHREGPAVILAQQIEAEDAWAAVLRRDRAYDGRFVTGVLSTGIYCRPSCAARHPRRENVRFFANGESAREAGLRPCLRCLPDDAARDGQAVLAAIAAIKDAATPPALVDLAATAGYSPSHFQRIFKRATGLSPAEYSRALRRERAGDALSGGDSVTGALYEAGYGAASRFYADNKERMGMAPSVWKNGGRGVAIHWAVVDTTLGPMLVAATEKGVCRLSFGEGEAELRARFPAAELVEGGEAFAALLAAVVAEVERPGLGADIPLDVQGTAFQEKVWRELRRIPPGETRSYAEIAAAAGNPGAVRAAGSANGANHVSVLIPCHRVIRSDGSLGGYAWGLEIKRELLARERKG from the coding sequence ATGCTTCGCGGCTCGCATCGAGAGGGACCAGCCGTGATTCTCGCGCAGCAGATCGAGGCGGAAGATGCATGGGCGGCGGTGCTGCGGCGGGACCGAGCCTATGACGGCCGCTTCGTGACCGGCGTTCTCTCTACCGGGATCTATTGCCGGCCGTCCTGCGCGGCGCGCCATCCGCGGCGCGAGAATGTCCGCTTCTTCGCGAATGGCGAATCCGCGCGAGAGGCCGGGCTGCGGCCCTGCCTGCGCTGCCTTCCGGACGACGCGGCGCGCGATGGGCAGGCTGTGCTGGCGGCCATCGCGGCGATCAAGGACGCCGCAACCCCGCCGGCGCTGGTCGATCTCGCGGCCACAGCAGGTTACTCGCCGAGCCACTTCCAGCGCATCTTCAAGCGCGCGACCGGGCTCTCGCCCGCCGAATATTCCCGGGCCTTGCGCCGCGAAAGGGCGGGCGACGCCCTCAGCGGCGGCGATTCGGTGACGGGGGCGCTTTACGAGGCGGGCTATGGCGCGGCATCGCGGTTCTACGCAGATAATAAGGAGCGGATGGGCATGGCGCCATCGGTATGGAAGAACGGCGGACGCGGCGTGGCGATCCACTGGGCAGTGGTGGACACGACGCTCGGGCCGATGCTCGTCGCGGCGACGGAGAAGGGCGTCTGCCGCCTTTCCTTCGGGGAAGGGGAGGCGGAACTGCGCGCCCGCTTCCCCGCCGCGGAGCTGGTTGAGGGAGGCGAGGCCTTCGCCGCGCTGCTCGCCGCCGTCGTTGCCGAAGTGGAGCGGCCCGGCCTTGGCGCCGACATTCCGCTCGACGTGCAGGGCACAGCCTTCCAGGAGAAGGTATGGCGCGAATTGCGGCGTATCCCACCGGGGGAGACGCGCAGCTATGCCGAAATCGCGGCCGCCGCGGGCAATCCCGGTGCGGTGCGGGCGGCGGGCAGCGCCAATGGAGCCAACCATGTCTCCGTGCTGATCCCCTGCCACCGGGTGATCCGTTCCGACGGCTCGCTGGGCGGCTATGCCTGGGGGCTGGAGATCAAGCGCGAACTGCTGGCGCGGGAGCGCAAGGGCTGA